In Sphaeramia orbicularis chromosome 1, fSphaOr1.1, whole genome shotgun sequence, a genomic segment contains:
- the pld5 gene encoding inactive phospholipase D5 has translation MAGQTSQEPLKTQQKCIAIFALVCCSAVLLALIFSSVDIWGDSEDGITEENCSRDCRIVLVENIPNNLFLPTDGKPNLPLSAGFHTLLDQAKHSIELVSPVWDLNSWDVETTPGIAKQGQLLFQSLLSLKSRGVKLKIASSLINSAELKTLAAHDAEVHFVNMTVFTRGGLHSSFWIVDRKHIYIGSADMDWRSLVKRKELGVMVYNCSCLALDLHRVFSFYWQLHQRDYIPSIWSKRVTALYSRHEALELQLNSTQASAYVSTSPELFCPKDRTRDIDAIYQVIQSAKTFIFISVTDYLPLVSRRYRGTSVTRYWSPIDEVIREAVVLRRVTVRLLVSFWKKTHPLTFNFVTSLKSLCIHLHNCSLEVRFFSHKDQKDDMQYFLNHNKYVVTDNALYIGNHDWVGSDFAINAGVGLVIQMKNSLKNSGVTILEQVKAAFERDWRSRYAKNLQGGKDQDGKYRHLRKTKKVMETKEENEWNYPLSL, from the exons ATGGCTGGACAGACTTCCCAGGAGCCCTTGAAG ACACAACAGAAGTGCATTGCCATCTTTGCCCTGGTCTGCTGCTCTGCAGTCCTGCTGGCCCTAATTTTCTCCTCCGTAGACATTTGGGGGGATAGTGAGGATGGAATCACAGAGGAGAACTGCAGCAGAGACTGTCG caTCGTTCTTGTGGAGAATATTCCAAACAACCTCTTTCTCCCCACGGATGGCAAACCCAACCTGCCCCTCTCCGCTGGCTTTCACACACTGTTGGACCAGGCAAAGCACTCAATTGAGCTGGTGTCACCTGTCTGGGACTTAAACTCCTGGGACGTGGAAACAACACCAGGCATTGCTAAACAG GGTCAGCTTTTGTTCCAGAGTCTGCTCAGCCTGAAATCTCGAGGGGTTAAACTGAAGATTGCAAGCAGTCTGATTAACTCTGCTGAACTGAAGACCTTGGCAGCACATG atgcagaggttcattttgttaataTGACAGTTTTTACCAGAGGAGGACTGCATTCCTCATTTTGGATCGTAGATCGGAAGCACATTTACATTGGGAGCGCTGATATGGACTGGAGGTCACTTGTCAAG AGAAAAGAACTGGGGGTGATGGTGTATAACTGCAGTTGCCTAGCGCTGGACCTCCACAGAGTCTTTTCATTTTACTGGCAGCTCCATCAGCGGGACTACATCCCCTCCATCTGGTCAAAGAGAGTTACAGCTCTGTACAGCAGACATGAAGCCCTGGAGCTCCAACTCAACTCTACCCAGGCCTCTGCTTATGTTTCT ACCTCTCCCGAACTCTTCTGCCCTAAAGATCGAACCAGAGATATAGACGCCATATATCAAGTCATCCAAAGTGCAAAGACATTTATCTTCATATCTGTGACCGACTACCTCCCTTTGGTGAGCAGGAGATACAGAGGAACCTCAGTCACAAG GTATTGGTCACCTATTGATGAGGTGATCAGAGAGGCTGTGGTTCTGAGAAGAGTCACAGTTCGGCTGCTCGTAAGCTTCTGGAAGAAGACTCATCCCCTCACCTTTAACTTTGTGACCTCCCTCAAGTCTCTGTGCATTCACCTTCACAACTGTTCACTGGAGGTG AGGTTTTTTAGTCACAAGGACCAAAAGGATGACATGCAGTATTTTCTCAACCACAACAAGTATGTGGTGACTGACAACGCCTTATACATTG GCAACCATGACTGGGTGGGCAGTGACTTTGCCATAAACGCTGGAGTTGGACTGGTTATACAGATGAAAAATAGTCTTAAAAACAGTGGTGTGACGATCCTGGAGCAAGTCAAAGCTGCATTTGAAAGAGACTGGAGGTCACGTTATGCAAAGAACCTACAAGGAGGAAAAGATCAGGACGGCAAATACAGACAcctgagaaagacaaaaaaagtaaTGGAAACTAAGGAAGAGAATGAGTGGAACTATCCTTTATCTCTTTAA